From the genome of bacterium BMS3Abin02, one region includes:
- the pstB3 gene encoding phosphate import ATP-binding protein PstB 3, with protein sequence MIGNTARTTPPAIPIRFGAGENRGALADHVAPVYRADHFSLWYGEHQALREVSFEIAPREITAIIGPSGCGKSTMLRSFNRMNDSISGVSVAGTILFENRDLYDDATDAVEVRRRTGMVFQKPNPFPMSIYDNVAYGPRLHGERHPDDIVEASLRRTVLWDDVRDRLHQSALALSGGQQQRLCIARAIAVQPAVILMDEPCSALDPIATLRIEELMLELKEDYTIVIVTHNMQQAARISDRTAFFTVDVGETGRHIGHVVEYDETSKIFTNPAEKATEDYITGRFG encoded by the coding sequence ATGATCGGCAACACCGCACGAACCACCCCCCCTGCCATACCGATCCGGTTCGGAGCCGGGGAGAATCGAGGAGCCTTGGCCGATCACGTCGCCCCCGTCTACCGCGCCGACCACTTCTCGCTGTGGTACGGCGAGCATCAGGCACTGCGCGAAGTGTCATTCGAGATCGCTCCCCGCGAGATCACGGCGATCATCGGTCCCTCCGGGTGTGGGAAGTCGACGATGCTGCGCAGCTTCAACCGCATGAACGACAGCATCTCCGGCGTCTCGGTCGCGGGAACGATCCTCTTCGAGAACCGAGACCTCTACGACGACGCCACCGACGCCGTCGAAGTCCGCCGACGCACCGGCATGGTGTTCCAGAAGCCGAACCCGTTCCCGATGTCGATCTATGACAACGTCGCCTACGGCCCGCGCCTTCACGGCGAGCGGCATCCCGACGACATCGTCGAAGCGTCGCTACGTCGCACCGTACTCTGGGACGACGTGCGCGACCGCCTCCACCAGTCGGCGCTGGCGCTCTCCGGAGGTCAGCAGCAACGTCTCTGCATCGCCCGTGCCATCGCCGTTCAGCCTGCAGTGATCCTCATGGACGAACCCTGCTCGGCACTCGACCCCATCGCGACGCTACGCATCGAAGAGCTCATGCTCGAGCTCAAGGAGGACTACACCATCGTCATCGTGACCCACAACATGCAACAAGCCGCTCGGATCTCCGATCGTACGGCCTTCTTCACCGTCGATGTCGGCGAAACCGGCCGCCACATCGGCCACGTAGTAGAGTACGACGAGACGAGCAAGATCTTTACGAACCCCGCGGAAAAGGCCACCGAGGACTACATCACCGGGCGATTTGGATGA
- a CDS encoding hypothetical protein (phosphate-specific transport system accessory protein PhoU homolog): protein MTSFRTQFHTELEALETTLVEMAKLATSQIEKAMVSIANADTQIAEEVIAGDGEIDRIYLEIERRWTELMALQTPVATDLRRMTLMLQTNHSVERIGDQAVNIAKIARATHGLPRSNTILLHLQEMGDIVIPMLNVAIEALVKRDLELAFRLPVMDDPVDRLDRNMHKAVVKCGPDPELLEWAVHMIIVSRALERVGDRAVDIGEQVAFLQTGEFQEFSDGTPIVFHGD, encoded by the coding sequence ATGACCAGCTTCCGCACCCAATTCCACACCGAGTTGGAGGCGTTGGAAACGACGCTGGTGGAGATGGCCAAGCTCGCCACCTCGCAGATCGAGAAGGCCATGGTGTCCATCGCCAACGCGGACACGCAAATCGCGGAAGAAGTCATCGCCGGCGATGGCGAGATCGATCGAATCTACCTCGAGATCGAGCGGCGGTGGACCGAGCTCATGGCATTGCAAACCCCCGTCGCGACCGATCTGCGCCGGATGACACTCATGCTGCAAACGAATCACAGCGTCGAAAGGATCGGGGACCAGGCCGTCAACATCGCCAAGATTGCACGAGCCACCCACGGGCTGCCACGCAGCAACACCATCCTGCTGCATCTCCAGGAGATGGGTGACATCGTCATCCCCATGCTGAACGTGGCGATCGAGGCCCTGGTCAAGCGTGATCTGGAGCTGGCATTCCGCCTGCCCGTGATGGACGATCCCGTCGACCGTCTGGATCGCAACATGCACAAAGCCGTCGTGAAATGCGGCCCCGACCCCGAGTTGCTCGAATGGGCAGTGCACATGATCATCGTATCGCGGGCCCTCGAACGCGTCGGCGACCGGGCCGTGGACATCGGCGAGCAAGTCGCCTTCCTCCAGACCGGCGAGTTCCAGGAGTTTTCGGACGGTACACCGATCGTTTTCCATGGCGACTGA
- the regX3 gene encoding sensory transduction protein regX3, with protein MATENRVLVVEDDETLAESIRYNLEREGFSVDVVADGSEVLRRHKAFGPSLVVLDLMLPGMSGLDVLRELRVDSTVPVIIVTAKDTEADKVTGLELGADDYVTKPFSMRELLSRIRAILRRADLYANGEEPALLTGGRVRLDTDRHEVRVDAELVPFRPKEFDLLEALLRRKDKLVTRAVLLDEVWGYTFYGDMKTLDVHIKRVRDKIERDPSHPTQIVTVRGLGYKFVDENA; from the coding sequence ATGGCGACTGAGAACCGAGTCCTGGTCGTCGAAGACGACGAGACTCTTGCCGAGTCGATCCGCTACAACCTCGAGCGGGAGGGTTTCTCGGTCGACGTCGTAGCCGACGGAAGCGAGGTTCTCCGCCGGCACAAGGCCTTCGGCCCTTCTCTCGTGGTGCTCGATCTGATGCTGCCCGGCATGTCCGGGTTGGATGTGCTGCGAGAGCTACGGGTCGACTCCACCGTTCCGGTGATCATCGTGACGGCCAAGGACACCGAGGCCGACAAGGTCACAGGGCTGGAACTGGGCGCCGACGACTACGTGACCAAACCGTTCTCGATGCGAGAGCTTCTCTCGCGTATCCGCGCGATACTCCGTCGAGCCGATCTCTACGCCAACGGTGAAGAGCCCGCTCTTTTGACCGGCGGACGCGTGAGGCTCGACACAGATCGGCACGAGGTTCGCGTGGACGCAGAACTCGTGCCGTTCCGGCCCAAGGAGTTCGACCTGCTCGAAGCGCTCCTCCGGCGAAAGGACAAGCTCGTGACCCGGGCCGTCCTGTTGGACGAAGTGTGGGGATACACGTTCTACGGAGACATGAAAACGCTCGACGTGCACATCAAACGAGTCCGCGACAAGATCGAGAGGGATCCCTCCCATCCGACCCAGATCGTCACAGTGCGTGGCCTCGGCTATAAGTTCGTTGATGAGAACGCGTAG